The nucleotide window ATTGCAGGTGCCCCGGAGCAAGCCGCTTAGCGGTCTTGCGAGGCGATGGAATGGACTACCATGAAATCGCTAACTGTTCGACACCGAAGCGATCATGATCGCCTTCGGGGTGATGCGCTACGTCGATCCTGGCTGCCCTCACGTGGGGGTGGCTATGGTCGAGAGAGGCAAGAGGCGATACTGTGGTGAGAATTGTCGCAGGCACCTTAGGCGGGCGAAAGTTGAAGCTCCGTGTTCCCGCTGGGGTCCGTCCGACGACGGAGCGCTTACGGGAAGCACTGTTTTCCATTCTCGAGAGCATGATGTCCCTCGAGGGGACGAGCTGGCTAGACCTCTTCGGAGGATCAGGGGCTGTTGGCTTTGAGGCGATCTCGCGGGGTGCCTCCTCGGTCGTCTACAACGACTGCAATGCCAGTCTGGCACAGCAGGTACGTGGACAGGCGCTGGTCCTGGGTATCACTGATCAAATGCGTTGGTATGCGATGGAGGCCCTCGGGTGTCTCGATCGTCTGCGTGACGATGCGTTTACGATCGTTTTCCTCGATCCACCCTATCGCTACACAGGGTTTGAAGAGCTTGGCCGGAGGTTGCCATCTGCTCGGTTCGTAGTGGTAGAGTCTACTAGCGAGGTGACGCTTGGTCCACGTTGGAAGGTGTGCTGGTGGCGTCGTTACGGAGACACGCGTCTGGGGCTCTTTGAGCCAGTTGAGCATGAGGGGCAAGAGGTCCGATGATCGCAGAGTGGTTTTGCGCGAGTCACAAAGGGGACAAAATGATGGGGTGCGAGGCTGGTCAGAGCGCTCGTGGTGCAGAGGTGCATGGTAGGGGCATGCCAGTGATGACGGTTCAAGCTACCTGGATCCTAGGGAAGGTCGCGCAACGGTTGGCCGGTCGCCAAACCAGTTGCAACTCAGTTGGCGAGAACCTGGCGCGAGCTCACAACAGGGCACGAGTTCATAACAAGGCGCGAGCGCAGAACGGGGTGCGACCCTTGCAGGTGGTAGCAGCTAAGAATCTACGTAGAGAAGAGAGGGTGGTGACGTTGTCATGAGGCGCGCGCTGTTTCCTGGGTCCTTTGATCCTTTCCACAACGGTCATCTTGAGGTCGTCGAACGGGCTAGCCGGCTCTTTGATGAGGTGGTGGTGGCCGCGATGCGCAACCCCCAAAAGGCGGGTCCTCTTTTTTCGCTTGAAGAACGGATGGAGCTCGTGCGGCTCGCCGTTGAGGGCATGGAGAACGTTACCGTTGTTGCACTGGCATCGTTAGTCGTCAACCTCGCTCGGGAAGTCGAAGCAACGGTGATTGTCCGAGGATTACGGGCCGTCTCAGATTTCGAGATCGAGCTCCAGATGGCCCAGATGAACCGGGAGCTCTCCGGCATCGACACCCTGTTTGTGCCAACCTCCTCAGAGTATTCGTACCTCTCATCGAAACTGATCAGAGAGGTGGCCGCCTATGGGGGTAATGTTGCGTCCTTGGTACCCAAGCCGGTTGATGCAGCCCTTCGCGAACGGAACCAACGATCGTGACCGCAGCAGCCGAGCCAGAGTCGATAACTGAACTACTCCAGAAACTACGAGCGATGGTGGCCGATGGCAAAGGGGTGCCACTTTCGGCATCGGTCATGATCCCCCGTGATCAGGCACTCGAGCTCATCGATCGTTGCCTCGATGCATCCCCTCGGGAGGTCGCCGAGGCTCGCGAGGTGCTCGCGGAGCGAACCCAAGTGCTAGAGCGAACGAGACTTGAGGCTGAGCAGCTCTTGGCCGAGGCACGTCGGCGAGCGGAGGCGATGATTGAACAGAGTGAGCTCATGCAGGCCGCGCAGGCCGGAGCGCACAGTATCCGTACACAGGCAAGCGAACAGGCAAATCATTTGAAGCGCCAGACCGAGGACTACATTGATCGTCGTCTGGCTAATTTTGAGATTGTCCTCTCGGATCTCTTAGACCAGACGCGACGTGGACGGCAACGACTCGCAGACAGCTCAGAACCCCGAGCTACAGAACCCCGAGCCGCAGAACCCGAGTCGGCAGGTGATTTTTTCCAACCCGGTGAGCCGGGATCCTCTCCGGACAAGCACGAGGAAGGCGAGGAGAACGGTGCATGATTTTGAGATCTCGGTTTCGAATCTGCTTAAAGGCAGTGATCGTGCCTTCGATTTCGTACTGCAGGGAAGTATTCCCGAACTCTTTGTTACCTCGTCACGGATCCCTGATGATGCATTGATTCGCGTCGATGGACGCGCCGAGGCGGTGGGAGAGGGCGTCTTTGTCTCACTCGAAGTCCATACGAGCTATGTGGGAGAGTGCGTGCGCTGCCTTGGAGAGGTGACTGGCGAGGTGGTCGGTCGGTCGCGAGAACTCTTCGCTGAGGGTGATGATACGGAAGAACACTACGGCTTTCGAGGAGAGACCCTTGATCTCCGGGCTGCGGTCAGCGATCTCTGTGTACTAGGCTTACCGCCGGTCCCACTCTGTCGAGACGATTGCAAGGGCCTGTGCCAGTACTGTGGGGCTGATCTTAACGAGGGACCCTGTGGATGTTCTGGCGATAGCGGTGACCCCCGCTGGGCTGCACTCGACCAGCTCTAGTCGAGCGCGTCGTACTGACAAATGCCCATCGTGCCAGGATCCTTTGTTCTTGCTCGGCGCCCAGGTGGGTCGGATGAGGTGATACGGTGCGTTTTGCACGTGTCGCAGCTGGCCGGGTCGCTGACATGGTTCGTAGCCAGAGCGATTAGAGTTACTTGGTCAATTTGAATTCCGGAGGGTACGCGCAGTTGGGCGAAGTTGCCCAGGCGGTGCACATCATAGCAACAGAGGAGTGAGTGGTCATGGCGGTTCCTAAGCGATCTACGTCGAAGGCAAAGACGAGGAGTCGTAGAGCTTCCTCGTGGAAGCTGATGGCGCCAGCTGCCAGCCTTTGCCCAACCTGTTCGAGTCCTAAGCGACCGCACTATGTCTGCCCAAGCTGTGGTTACTATAAGGGTCGCCAAGCGCTCGAGGTAGAAGCGTAACCACGTGAATCCTGTTGCCGTCGACCTCATGGGGGGCGATAGCGGCCCAGCAGTGATCGTTGAAGGTGTCCTTGAGGCACTTGACTCCACTGGTGGCGAGATCGTCGTCGTCGGAACTGAAGAGGCATGCCGCCCGTTGGTAGGGGATGCTCGTGTGCGTGTGGTCCACGCGAGCGAGGAGATCCTCATGAGCGATGACCCAGCGACCGCACCTCGACGCAAACGAGATGCCTCCATGGTGGTTGGTGCCACTCTGCTCAAGGAACAGCAAGTGAGTGCCTTGATTACCTTTGGCAACTCCGGGGCTGCAATGGCAACCGCCCTGGTCAAGGTTGGGCGTATTCGCGGGGTGGCCCGCCCAGCGATTACGGTAGAGCTCCCGGTGCCGGGAACCACCTCCACGATCATGTTGGATGCGGGCGCCAACACCGAGGTCACACCAGCCTGGCTCCATCAATTCGCGGTCATGGGTTCGGTGTTCTGTGCAGCTCGTCTCAATATCGATCGACCCCGCGTCGGACTGCTCTCCATCGGCGAGGAGCCAGGGAAGGGCAACTCGTTGGTGAAGGAGACCTATCAACTCCTTGTCGATGAACCATCGATTAACTTTCTGGGTAACGTCGAGGGTCGGGATATCATGAGTGACCGAGTCGACGTTGTCGTCACCGATGGGTTTACTGGGAATGTTGTACTGAAGTCCCTAGAGGGTGCTGCGCACCTCTTCGCCCAAGCGATCCTCGCTGCCTTATCCTCGGGTGATGACGGGGTGCTCGATCTCGCACTACCCAAGTTGTTGCCGCTGTGGAACCAGATGACTCCCGATGACACGGGAGCCGCCGCATTGTTGGGTGTGAATGGATTATTTTTGATCGGTCACGGTGCCTCCAACACCCGTGCCGTCGCGAGTGGTATCCGCAATGCACGTCAACTCGCCCAGGCCGATGTGGTCGGGACGATTCGAAGATTAGAGGGGAGTACAGGTGAGTAACCCACCAACGAGGGAAGAGATCTTCCAAGTCATTCGTCATCAACTCGCGGAGATACTGGAGATTAGTGAAGACCGCATCAGTGAGGGTTCTTCTTTTGTCGATGATCTCGATGCTGACTCGCTCGCTTTGATTGAGTTGGTTGAAGCGATCGAGGGTGAGTTCTCGAAAGGGGAACATCAGTTTCGCATTGAGGACGATGATCTTGAGGATCTTCGCACCATGCGTGATGCGGTCGACTATGTCGTCCAGGTACTCGGAGTTAGCCAGTAACGTTGACCGTCCGGCGTGCTCGGAATTCCCAAGTGAGGATGCTCTCACTACTGCCGACAGATTTTGTCGATGATCCGCTCTTTGCCCAGGCACTCACCCATCGATCGGGAGCTAGCGACACGCTCGATTCGAATGAACGACTGGAGCTGCTTGGCGATGCGGTTTTAGAGCTGGTAGTTACCGATCAGCTCTATCATCGTTTCCCCCAGGCCACCGAGGGGAGGTTGACAAAACTTCGGGCGGCACTCGTGAGTCGTGTCGCCCTTGGGGAGCTCGCCAAGGAGCTCGGTCTCGGAGAACTCTTAGTCGTCGGTCAGACGGATGCCAAGAGTGCTAACGCCCTCTCGAACGCCCTTGAGGCCATCGTCGGGGCGGTCTATGAGGCCAAGGGCCTCGATAGCGCGCGTCGTTTTGTGGGAGCTGTTCTTGAACCGTTGCTAGCCCAAGCCAGCGATGATGAGATCCTTGGTGACTATAAGTCGCATCTCTATGAACTGCTGGCGCAACACCGACGGGGCGCGCCCCACTATGACGTGGACTGGAGTGGCCCAGACCATGAGCGTCTCTTTCGTGTGCGTCTATCTGTCCCAGATCTTGGGAGTTTCGAGGGGGTCGGCCACTCCCGCAAGGAGGCTGAACAGGCTGCCTGTCGAGCGGCGCTCGAGCAGCTGGAGGTGGTTGGTTCGTTCGCCTACTCAGCCTCCGAGGAGGAGGCCGCAGAGGCCGCCAGTGCGCAATCCAATGAGGAAAAGGGGTCACTACCCGGTGCCTGAACTGCCCGAGGTCGAGACCATCCGACGCCAGCTGGCGGCCAGGATAGTCGGTGATGTGGCAGAGACGGTTGCACGCTTAGGACCGAGGGTCCTGCGTCGTGGGGATGCGATGGGCGTTGCGCGGATGCGGCCCGAGCGGGTGACACGAGTCGACCGAGCGGGAAAATTTCTCGCAATCTGTCTGGAGAATGGATCAGCCCTCGTGGTTCATTTCGGCATGTCGGGTTACTTGCGCCTCAGCTGTGGCGGCGAGCTAGGGCGCCACACCCAGTTTGCTCTGACACTCGCGAGTGGGCGTACACTCGCTCTTGTCGACCCGAGAACCTTTGGTGAGGTGTTCCTGGTTCACGAGTGGCTCCCACGGTGGCCATATGCTCCGGAGCTGAATGGACTGGGAATCGATCTGCTCGGCGATCCCCATAGGGTGGCCGAACACGTCACCGATCGCTTCAACCACACCCAACGCTCGGTGAAGACCTTTATCATGGACCAGAAGGTGATGGCGGGACTTGGCAATATGTACGCAGACGAGGTGCTCTACCGAGTGGGTATCCACCCTGAAGAGCGCTGTGCCCAGATGGGGAACGACCGATTGTGGTCGTTGACCAGTGCGATTCACCAGGTGCTCGAGGAGGCGATTGACGCTGAGGGATCGACGTTCATGGATCGCAGCTATCGCAACCTTGAGGGGGTGGGTCGCTACTATCCCTCGCTTCTTGTCTATCAGCGCCAGCAGCGGCGCTGCCTCTTGTGCTACACGGTGATCGAACGTCTGCGATATCAGGGTAGGTATTCGCATTTTTGCCCAAAGTGCCAACGGAGGTTGTAGTGAGACTCCAGCGACTTAAGATGATGGGTTTTAAATCCTTCGCTGACTCGGTCACGATCGAGTTTGATGCAGGGGTGACCGCGATTGTAGGACCGAATGGTTCTGGTAAGTCCAATGTTGTTGACGCATTGGCGTGGGTTCTTGGAGCGCAGAGCCCGCGGTTGCTGCGGCTGGCAAAGATGGAGGAGCTGATCTACGCCGGTGGCGATGGCCGCCAGCCGCTGGGGCGTGCTGAGGTGACCATCGAGTTTGACAATGGGGACCATCAGGTAGCGTTACCGATGGCTGAGATTGCGATGAGTCGCGTGATCACCCGCGCTGGTGATACCCAATATCGGCTCAATGGCGCGCAGTGCCGTCTGGTGGATCTGGTTGACACGCTGAGCGAGGCGAATCTCGGTAAGACCCAGCACGTGATTATCTCTCAGGGGGAGATCGAGTCACTCGCTAACGCGAAAGGGGACGAGCTCCGCGGAGTTCTTGAGGATGCGGCGCAGGTGACCACGCTCCGTCGGCGATTGAACCAGTCGCAGCGCCATGTCGAGAGTGTGACCCAGAGTCTCCATGAGGTGTCGGTCAAGGAGAGGGAGTTGCGCCGTCGGATCAAGCCGTTACGTGCCCAGGTCTCGCTCTATGAACAACGAGCTGAGCTGACCAAGCGAAGGGATGCGGTCGCACTGTGGGTGCTCAGGCGACGGCTTGAGGACTACCGTGCACAGGCACAACAAGCTGAGGAGGAGCTCGCCAAGGTTGCCGCTCGGCTGAGCGAACTCCAGGAGCCTCAAGGTGACACCCAGGAGCGCCCTTCGATGCTGGAGCCGCTGCTCCTTCGCCTGCGGGCGACCCGGCAAGAGGCGGCTGACCTGCGTGGGGAGGTGCTCGCGGCGATGTCTCCGCTCACGGAGCTCGAGGCCAGGATCGTTCGAAGCGATGCGGAACTGACCATGATGAGCGATGAGATCGGCCGGATTGAGGCGTCCAAACGTGACGTGATCCGACGAATCGATGCACTTGAGCACGAAGGCGAGGCGCTCCAAGCACAACGCGTCGAGCTCGGGGTTGAACGACATCACTTTGATGAAGAGGCCCCCGCCCGCCCCGTTGAACTTGAGGCCCAGGTGGCCGAGCTGCGTGGTCGGCGGTCGCATCTGCTGGCGGAGCAGCGCCGACGATCCGCAGAAGAGCAGCGCCGCCGCACTGAGGAGGAGTCGCGCCAACAACGTTGGGCACGAGCGAGTGCCCGCGTCGATGCGATCGAGGCAGAACGCAAAGAGCGGGAGGCTGAACTCGCCAAGGTAGTGCTTGCGCGTCAAGATCTCGCCGCGGGTTTGGATCCCCAACGACTCGAGCTCGCCAACGCGCGAGAGGAGCTGACGGAGGCGAGTGGTCGGGAACGAGAATTACAGGGTCAGCTGCGCGCACTTGGCTCCCAGGTAAATTCGTTGCTCAAGCTTGCAGGGAGCGACGCGGCCACCTCGCTAGGTCAGACCCTCGTCCCCCGCGATGGACTCGCACAGGCCGTCGCAGGGGTGCTTGGGGAGCTCAGTGACGCCCACGTGTATGACACCATCGATGAACTACTCGCTGCCTTGGACGCCCAACAAAGGGATTCCTTTGTGGGCTATGTACCCGTGAGCGGTGGCTCCGATGATGCGTCGATCTTTCTCGAACAGGCGCCGAGCTGGCTGGGTCCGCGGTTTCATGGGGTTCGTTTGGTGGAGAGCGTGCTTGCGCACCTTCGCCAGGGCGACTACGAGGGGACGATGGTCGATCGGAGTGGGACCATCTATCGCGAGGGTCTGCTCCGCGTCGGTGCCTCCCAACGCGCGGTTGCGCAGTTGCAGCTGGCTACGCATCAGCGAGAACTAGCCGAGCTCATGTGTGAGAGCCAAGAGATGGTTGCACAGGTGAGCACGACCCGATCACGGGTCAAGACCCTGCAGGAATCGTTGGCAGCCGCTGAAGCCCAAGTGGATACGCTTGCCCGACAGGAGGCGCAGATTGCGAGCCGTCTGGCGAGCTTGGGTTCGGAGGCTGGAACACTCGCCGTCGAACTGGAGTTCTTGCAGGATAGTCCTCAGGACGCCGAAGAGGAGTTCCTCGATGTCGATGCAGAACTCGCCCAAATCGATGCACAACTCGGAGTCGCAACCGCGCAACTCGAAGAACGCCGACAGACAATGCAAGCGTACGAGAACAAGCGAGGAGAGCTTGAGCGTCGCGATGTGAGCATTCGTCTCAAAGCGGCGGACCTTGCCGCCCAATCCAAGGCTGCGAGTGAGCGACTCACGGAGTTCGAAGCACGAGAGACGGCTCTCCAGCAGCGCGTCGAGCGGGTTGGCCAGCACCAGGTGGCACCATTAGCGCGAGTGCGTGCGCTCCTTGGCCAGCTCGGTTCGCTCGCTGACCAACTCCGCGAACAGGGCAACCTTCTGCGCCCGCTCGAGGATCGAGTGACCACGGCGCGGGCCGAAGAGGAGCGAGAGTACGCACTTGCAAAGGAGCGACAGGCGCTTCGGGCGCTCGAGCGTGAAAACCTCGCCAATCTGCGGCTGCACCATGCCACCGAGGAGAGTCGGTTGCGGAGCCGGCTCCTCACCGAGGAGGAGGCGGCGCAGCGAGCGACAGGTATGCCACTGGCGCATATCCGTCAAGCGGTCTTGCCCGAGGGTATCGCACCAACGGTCGCTGAGGCGATTCTGGTGGAGCTCGAGGGTCAGATCACCCAGGTGGGCCAGGTGAATTCATTGGCAGCCTTGGAGCTAGCCGAACTCGAGGAGGAGCTGGAGCGGTTTCGTGTGGAGACCACTGACGTACGCGAGGCCCATGAGCAGGCACAGCGGGCGTTCGTCCTGCTCGAAAACGAGATGTCGGCTCGTATTGGTGCGATGATCGCTGAGGTCACGGTCGAGTTCGATCGACTGATGGAGCGCTTGTTTCGTGGAGGCAGCGGAGCGGTGCTCCTCGATGACCCAGAGGCCCCCTTGACGAGTCCGATCAGCCTCGACATCAAGATACCGGCCAAGCGCGTGCGCCGGCTCGGACTGCTCTCAGGCGGAGAACGATCGCTGGTGTCGTTGGCGTTCCTCTTTGCCGTGCTCAAAGTACGGCCAGTCCCTTTTGTGGTACTCGATGAGGTTGAGGCCGCTCTTGATGACAAAAATCTCTCTGCCTTTGCAACGTTGATCGAAGATGTGAGTCGCGACTGCCAGGTGATCGTGGTGACCCACCAACGCAGGACAATGGAGGTCGCGGCGGTGTTGATTGGAATATCGATGTCACCGCGGGGGTCCTCTACGGTCGTTCGCCATGTGCTCACCGATGCACCGCAAGACTATATCGAGGGTGAGTTTCCCGACGTTGGTTGAGATGACTGACCGGCCCGGCAATGACGGGTTTCACCGTTGCGAGGTGGCAGCTATGACTGGCCGGTGTGCACACACCATGGGTATCTCGGCCCTTGCCAATCGGCTGAGCTAGCCGAGGACACCGGTTTCGCTTCGGCGCTCACGAGTGTGACGAAGGTAGATGGCCAAGATGCCATGCCTAGGGGTCTACGATGAGTAGCAATGGAATCACTGCTTATCCTTGTCGTACTCTTTGTCATCCTTGCGTTCGGGTTGGCGCTTGTTCGGACTCGTTCGCATTCGGGTCGACGCCAGGTTGACGGCTCCGCCGCAACAGCGGTTGCGACCAAGACTCCCGAGATCGACAGCCAAACTGGCGATGACCAGGACCCCACTCGTGTCTCCTCTCGGGACGCTCCACCGGAGTCTCTCGTCCCGGATAGAAAGGATGCAGCGCCTGGTGAGGCCGAAACAGGCGATGGTTCGCCTTCCACGATTCCACCACCAGCCTCGATCAGCGCCTCACTCACTCGTTCCCGCGGCCCGTTTGCCTCGCTGTTTTCCCGATTGCGTTCAAGTGATGCGGGCATCGATGCTGCAGAATGGACCCGTCTTGAGGAGACGCTGATCCTTTCTGATATGGGGCCGTCGTTGGCCGCCGAGATCGTCGCCGAGTTGAGATCCCAGCTCGGGAAAAGCCCATCGCCAAGCGCGCTCCGCCAAGCACTGACCGAACTGCTGGAGTCGAAGTTCTTGGCCACGACGAGGGAGCTCGAGTTCTCAAAGGAGACAAAACCGAGCGTCATACTGGTGGTGGGGGTGAACGGT belongs to Ferrimicrobium sp. and includes:
- the plsX gene encoding phosphate acyltransferase PlsX — encoded protein: MNPVAVDLMGGDSGPAVIVEGVLEALDSTGGEIVVVGTEEACRPLVGDARVRVVHASEEILMSDDPATAPRRKRDASMVVGATLLKEQQVSALITFGNSGAAMATALVKVGRIRGVARPAITVELPVPGTTSTIMLDAGANTEVTPAWLHQFAVMGSVFCAARLNIDRPRVGLLSIGEEPGKGNSLVKETYQLLVDEPSINFLGNVEGRDIMSDRVDVVVTDGFTGNVVLKSLEGAAHLFAQAILAALSSGDDGVLDLALPKLLPLWNQMTPDDTGAAALLGVNGLFLIGHGASNTRAVASGIRNARQLAQADVVGTIRRLEGSTGE
- a CDS encoding AAA family ATPase, producing the protein MRLQRLKMMGFKSFADSVTIEFDAGVTAIVGPNGSGKSNVVDALAWVLGAQSPRLLRLAKMEELIYAGGDGRQPLGRAEVTIEFDNGDHQVALPMAEIAMSRVITRAGDTQYRLNGAQCRLVDLVDTLSEANLGKTQHVIISQGEIESLANAKGDELRGVLEDAAQVTTLRRRLNQSQRHVESVTQSLHEVSVKERELRRRIKPLRAQVSLYEQRAELTKRRDAVALWVLRRRLEDYRAQAQQAEEELAKVAARLSELQEPQGDTQERPSMLEPLLLRLRATRQEAADLRGEVLAAMSPLTELEARIVRSDAELTMMSDEIGRIEASKRDVIRRIDALEHEGEALQAQRVELGVERHHFDEEAPARPVELEAQVAELRGRRSHLLAEQRRRSAEEQRRRTEEESRQQRWARASARVDAIEAERKEREAELAKVVLARQDLAAGLDPQRLELANAREELTEASGRERELQGQLRALGSQVNSLLKLAGSDAATSLGQTLVPRDGLAQAVAGVLGELSDAHVYDTIDELLAALDAQQRDSFVGYVPVSGGSDDASIFLEQAPSWLGPRFHGVRLVESVLAHLRQGDYEGTMVDRSGTIYREGLLRVGASQRAVAQLQLATHQRELAELMCESQEMVAQVSTTRSRVKTLQESLAAAEAQVDTLARQEAQIASRLASLGSEAGTLAVELEFLQDSPQDAEEEFLDVDAELAQIDAQLGVATAQLEERRQTMQAYENKRGELERRDVSIRLKAADLAAQSKAASERLTEFEARETALQQRVERVGQHQVAPLARVRALLGQLGSLADQLREQGNLLRPLEDRVTTARAEEEREYALAKERQALRALERENLANLRLHHATEESRLRSRLLTEEEAAQRATGMPLAHIRQAVLPEGIAPTVAEAILVELEGQITQVGQVNSLAALELAELEEELERFRVETTDVREAHEQAQRAFVLLENEMSARIGAMIAEVTVEFDRLMERLFRGGSGAVLLDDPEAPLTSPISLDIKIPAKRVRRLGLLSGGERSLVSLAFLFAVLKVRPVPFVVLDEVEAALDDKNLSAFATLIEDVSRDCQVIVVTHQRRTMEVAAVLIGISMSPRGSSTVVRHVLTDAPQDYIEGEFPDVG
- the rnc gene encoding ribonuclease III, with the translated sequence MTVRRARNSQVRMLSLLPTDFVDDPLFAQALTHRSGASDTLDSNERLELLGDAVLELVVTDQLYHRFPQATEGRLTKLRAALVSRVALGELAKELGLGELLVVGQTDAKSANALSNALEAIVGAVYEAKGLDSARRFVGAVLEPLLAQASDDEILGDYKSHLYELLAQHRRGAPHYDVDWSGPDHERLFRVRLSVPDLGSFEGVGHSRKEAEQAACRAALEQLEVVGSFAYSASEEEAAEAASAQSNEEKGSLPGA
- the mutM gene encoding bifunctional DNA-formamidopyrimidine glycosylase/DNA-(apurinic or apyrimidinic site) lyase translates to MPELPEVETIRRQLAARIVGDVAETVARLGPRVLRRGDAMGVARMRPERVTRVDRAGKFLAICLENGSALVVHFGMSGYLRLSCGGELGRHTQFALTLASGRTLALVDPRTFGEVFLVHEWLPRWPYAPELNGLGIDLLGDPHRVAEHVTDRFNHTQRSVKTFIMDQKVMAGLGNMYADEVLYRVGIHPEERCAQMGNDRLWSLTSAIHQVLEEAIDAEGSTFMDRSYRNLEGVGRYYPSLLVYQRQQRRCLLCYTVIERLRYQGRYSHFCPKCQRRL
- the rpmF gene encoding 50S ribosomal protein L32, whose translation is MAVPKRSTSKAKTRSRRASSWKLMAPAASLCPTCSSPKRPHYVCPSCGYYKGRQALEVEA
- a CDS encoding acyl carrier protein; this translates as MSNPPTREEIFQVIRHQLAEILEISEDRISEGSSFVDDLDADSLALIELVEAIEGEFSKGEHQFRIEDDDLEDLRTMRDAVDYVVQVLGVSQ
- the coaD gene encoding pantetheine-phosphate adenylyltransferase, with product MRRALFPGSFDPFHNGHLEVVERASRLFDEVVVAAMRNPQKAGPLFSLEERMELVRLAVEGMENVTVVALASLVVNLAREVEATVIVRGLRAVSDFEIELQMAQMNRELSGIDTLFVPTSSEYSYLSSKLIREVAAYGGNVASLVPKPVDAALRERNQRS
- the ftsY gene encoding signal recognition particle-docking protein FtsY, with the translated sequence MESLLILVVLFVILAFGLALVRTRSHSGRRQVDGSAATAVATKTPEIDSQTGDDQDPTRVSSRDAPPESLVPDRKDAAPGEAETGDGSPSTIPPPASISASLTRSRGPFASLFSRLRSSDAGIDAAEWTRLEETLILSDMGPSLAAEIVAELRSQLGKSPSPSALRQALTELLESKFLATTRELEFSKETKPSVILVVGVNGTGKTTTIGKIASLLTVAGRSVMIAAGDTFRAAATEQVGVWAALTGVEVVSGQPGADPASVIFDAIEHARAVGSDVVLCDTAGRLQTKTNLMEELKKIRRVAAKSSGEVTEVLLVIDATTGQNGLRQAEVFHGAAEVTGIVLTKLDGSAKGGVALAIESQFGLPIKLAGLGEGLADLAPFDPKAFVAALLGEDSDV
- a CDS encoding RsmD family RNA methyltransferase, which codes for MRIVAGTLGGRKLKLRVPAGVRPTTERLREALFSILESMMSLEGTSWLDLFGGSGAVGFEAISRGASSVVYNDCNASLAQQVRGQALVLGITDQMRWYAMEALGCLDRLRDDAFTIVFLDPPYRYTGFEELGRRLPSARFVVVESTSEVTLGPRWKVCWWRRYGDTRLGLFEPVEHEGQEVR
- a CDS encoding DUF177 domain-containing protein, translating into MHDFEISVSNLLKGSDRAFDFVLQGSIPELFVTSSRIPDDALIRVDGRAEAVGEGVFVSLEVHTSYVGECVRCLGEVTGEVVGRSRELFAEGDDTEEHYGFRGETLDLRAAVSDLCVLGLPPVPLCRDDCKGLCQYCGADLNEGPCGCSGDSGDPRWAALDQL